Part of the Cuniculiplasma divulgatum genome, ATCTTGCCTCAAGTACCTTTACAGCATTTAGCGTTAACTTAAGATCATCTTTTACACCTAGTCTTTCCTTTTCTTCTCTGATGAATCTTCTCTTTTCCCTATATAGAATGTAAGCCTTTGCAACTTCATTGAATTTTCTTCCATCTATTTGTGTTTCCATAAGAACTGATTCAACAGTATCCTGTATATTTTCTACTGTTGGGATCTCTTTTCTTGCACTCAATTCTTTTACAACTTTATCAGCTAAGATTTCTGCGTCTCGCATATTTCCAAACTTCAGTGAAAGCATTGCCTTGTAGATTGCCCGTGATATTTTTGTTTGATCGAAATCCTCAATCTTTCCGTCTCTTTTTTTGATTGATTTTATCATTACAAATTAGATGTTGTGTTTATATTTAATTTTAATGTTAACTCTAATAGCAATTTTAATATCATTTTAATCACCAAATCAATTTTTAATAAGATAACAATATGTTATCAATATTGTTAACAATATAAATAATTTTACTTCTGGTAAAAGTAAGATCTAAAATTTTTATGTAACTAAAAGTATTAACATAATAAAGTTAAAAATCTAATTAAAATAGGAAACTTATTGAAATAATCTGTAATGACAGATCATGCCTGTTTTAGATAAACAGATGAGAATGAAGCTTCAGGGAGAACTTGCATACGTAAACGAAAGACTTGACCAGATCAGACAGAATAGGGACGAGCAGGGATATTATAATTATGAAATAGAACTCTGGAAGAAAAAGAGACAAGAAATTATGAATCAATTATATTAGGGGGAGGGGGGTATGTTTCCAATGGAGCTTAAGGAACTATCCTGGGCCTTGATACCTTACCATTGAATTTTCTATCCCTTATACCAACGAGAATTGATGTATCACTTTTTGATTCATTTCTGTTTATGTAACCAAGTCCTATTCCCTTTCCAAGAATTGGAGAAATACTTCCGCTTGTGATTATACCTATTTCTTTACCAGATTCGTCATAAATTAAATTACCATGTCTTGGAAATGAACCTTTTTCATTCATAATAATTCCCCTAAAGATTCTTTCAGGTTTCTGATTAGATAGGAGTTTTTCTCTACCAATATAATTATGATCATTATCTACGATAAATGAAATAGAAGCTTCGTATGGGTTTTTATCTGAATTGAAGTCCTGGCCTGAGAGAAGCATACCTTTTTCCATTCTTAGAGTATCTCTCGAACCCAAACCACAAGGACCACATCCTATTTTTTTCAAATCATCCACTATTTTTTCCCACAGATTAACTGCTTCATTATTTTTTATAATTATTTCACATCCTATTTCTCCAGTATAACCTGTGCCTGAAATTATCATTCCCTTTTCCTCATAAAATTTGAAAAAATCTGGAAATTTTAAGCCTAAATTTTTCATAATATTAACTGAATCCTTTCCCTGGATTGCTATACATGATAATTCACTCGAAGAATTTTTTACCTCACAGTTATTAGTTTTATTTTTCAATATATGATCCAGTATCTTATCAGTTGTTGCAGCATTTGGTACACATAGAAATTTTTCTTTGTTAAATTTGTAAATTATTGTATCATCAATCATATTTCCATCATTATTCAGGAAAGCAGTGTATAAACAGTCTCCTTCTTTCATCTTTGATATATCTGATGGAAAAAGTTTCATTAGACTTTCCTCAGCTCCACTACCTGTTAGGAATATGTCACCCATATGGGAAACATCAAAAACTCCACATCTCTCCCTAACATACATATGTTCTTTTATTATTGATTCATAGTATAATGGCATATCCCATCCATGAAAGTCAACAATATTTGCATTCATTTTTACATGTTCATCATATAGAACTGTTCTCATTTTACAGTCACCTTTTCTTCACTTGTTCCACTGGAAGTACCCCCCTCTCCCCCTATCATTCTTATAAAATACTCATGAACTCTTGTATCATCTGTTAATTCAGGATGAAAAGTAAGTCCAATCACATTTCCATCTCTCACCATTATTGGTTTTCCGGCCTGGTATGCCATTATTTCACCATGGTTAACAGATTTAATAACTGGGGCTCTTATAAAAACAGCCATGTAATTACCTATATCTTTAATATCAACATTATCAATAAAAGATTCTCCCTGTCTTCCATATGCATTTCTTTCTATTTCAATATCAAGAAGGCCCATTCCCTCAACTCTTGTATCGTTTGTCTTTGAAGATGCAAGGATTATGCCGGCACAGGTACCCATAAGTGGTTTACCATGTTTTACACTATCTACTATATCTTCATAAATTCCATACTCTTTTATCAGCTTATAAATGGTTGTACTTTCCCCTCCTGGTATTATTATGGCAGAAACTTCTCTCAACTGGTCTTTATTCCTCACCCTTAATGGTTCTATATTTCTTCCATTTTCACTTAATATTTTCAGGATATTGATATGCTCTTCCACGTCACCCTGGAACCCGATTACACCAATCTTCACATAACAGCATTTTGAATAGGTTAAAAATAGTTATGAAACACTTCGCTAGTTTATGTAATAGTAGATAAATAAAATTATTTGAATAATTCTATATATTCATAAGGATTAGTTGTTCCGTAACAGAATTTGACTTGTTTAAACTCAGACTTTAAATTCATTACTTCTTCCTTTGCCTTCTCTTCACTGATGTTATTCTTAAGAATTTTCATCATTATTTCTGCAAGTGCCTTTACATCATTCTTTTCGAAACCTATTCTTGTTATCTCCTGAGTTCCAATTCTTATTCCACTTGGATCCTGTGAATTTCTATTTTTATCTACTGGAATCAGATTCTTATTAAGTATAATATTGCACCTTTCAAGCTTTTCAGCAACCTCCTTTCCACCTCCAAATTTTCTAACATCAGCCACAAGTGTGTGGGACGAGGTAAACCCTCTTTTTTCTGCCAGGACATCCATGCCAAGGGCATATAGCTCTTCTGCAAGAGTTCTAGCATTATCTATGATCTTCTGAGCATAGGCCTCACCATAATCCAGCATTTCTGCAAGGGTTATGCCAAGAGCTGCCAT contains:
- the pdxT gene encoding pyridoxal 5'-phosphate synthase glutaminase subunit PdxT; this translates as MKIGVIGFQGDVEEHINILKILSENGRNIEPLRVRNKDQLREVSAIIIPGGESTTIYKLIKEYGIYEDIVDSVKHGKPLMGTCAGIILASSKTNDTRVEGMGLLDIEIERNAYGRQGESFIDNVDIKDIGNYMAVFIRAPVIKSVNHGEIMAYQAGKPIMVRDGNVIGLTFHPELTDDTRVHEYFIRMIGGEGGTSSGTSEEKVTVK
- the gcvT gene encoding glycine cleavage system aminomethyltransferase GcvT, with amino-acid sequence MRTVLYDEHVKMNANIVDFHGWDMPLYYESIIKEHMYVRERCGVFDVSHMGDIFLTGSGAEESLMKLFPSDISKMKEGDCLYTAFLNNDGNMIDDTIIYKFNKEKFLCVPNAATTDKILDHILKNKTNNCEVKNSSSELSCIAIQGKDSVNIMKNLGLKFPDFFKFYEEKGMIISGTGYTGEIGCEIIIKNNEAVNLWEKIVDDLKKIGCGPCGLGSRDTLRMEKGMLLSGQDFNSDKNPYEASISFIVDNDHNYIGREKLLSNQKPERIFRGIIMNEKGSFPRHGNLIYDESGKEIGIITSGSISPILGKGIGLGYINRNESKSDTSILVGIRDRKFNGKVSRPRIVP